One window of the Mycobacterium sp. SVM_VP21 genome contains the following:
- a CDS encoding penicillin-binding protein — MKTRGPTAPGADSAEEEHFLTTTDVKPTDEASGTDADTAADKSADCTDDESDRQERLDAVKAAMERPRPDSETPRFPAESPAALPEDLAAELTQHESRRRKWLWARRGLYAAAATLLAVPVVTFAMAYRTVEVPEPGDIHTTQVSTILAVDGTELAKIVPPDGNRIDIKLDRVPVHVRDAVLAAEDRDFYTNSGFSVSGLFRAVKNNLTGGDTQGGSTITQQYVKNALVGSERAGMGGLVRKGKELVIATKMSEAWSKDEVLEAYLNIIYFGRTTYGINAAARAYFDKQVEDLTVSEGALLAAVIQRPSALDPAINRDRAVDRWNWVLDGMVQTGALTLSERAKQFFPTTIPPDQARNADQASGPTGLIQRQVTEELLDMFHIDEQTLNMEGLRITTTIDMKAQRAVEKAVRAAMAGQKPAMRTAVVSIDPRNGAVRAYYGGDEVGGFDFAQAGLQTGSSFKVFALVAALKQGIGLGEQIDSGPLTVGKTKISNVGGASCGVCNIAEALKRSLNTAYYRLMLKLKHGPQDVADAAHQLGVAKSFPGVAHTLSQDGLGGPPENGIVLGQYQTRVFDMASAYATLADSGMYHRPHFIAKVVGPDDRVLFDGTAAAKDSGEQRIPKAVADNVTDAMKAIPSWSGGHDLAGGRPAAAKTGTTQLGTTGANRDAWMVGYTPTLSTAVWVGTTGGDEPLTNKWGGPVYGAGLPADIWKASMDGALWGDPIVQFPKPTEIGGSAGVPTSVPIPVQYDWYSPPPPPQDVDEPPPPPPGFPMPEPFPPPPPPPPPPPPPPPPPPPPPPEPPPPPAPEFLP; from the coding sequence ATGAAAACGCGGGGCCCGACAGCGCCGGGTGCCGACAGCGCTGAAGAAGAGCACTTCTTAACGACGACCGACGTCAAGCCCACCGACGAAGCGAGCGGGACGGACGCCGACACCGCCGCAGACAAGTCCGCCGACTGCACCGATGACGAGTCGGACCGCCAGGAGCGCCTCGACGCGGTCAAGGCCGCCATGGAGCGCCCGCGCCCGGACAGCGAAACGCCCCGTTTCCCAGCCGAATCGCCGGCAGCTCTCCCGGAAGACCTGGCAGCCGAGCTGACCCAGCATGAATCGCGGCGACGGAAGTGGCTCTGGGCCAGACGCGGCCTGTACGCTGCCGCCGCTACGCTCCTGGCGGTACCGGTCGTCACCTTCGCGATGGCCTACCGCACGGTGGAGGTCCCCGAACCCGGTGACATCCACACCACGCAAGTGTCGACAATCCTCGCCGTCGACGGCACCGAGCTGGCGAAAATCGTTCCGCCGGACGGGAATCGGATCGATATCAAGCTGGATCGGGTACCGGTTCACGTACGTGACGCGGTGTTGGCGGCCGAGGACCGCGACTTCTACACCAACTCCGGCTTCTCGGTCTCGGGGCTGTTTCGGGCGGTCAAGAACAACCTGACCGGCGGTGACACCCAGGGCGGTTCGACCATCACCCAGCAGTACGTCAAGAACGCGCTGGTCGGGTCCGAGCGGGCTGGCATGGGCGGACTGGTCCGCAAGGGCAAGGAGCTCGTCATCGCCACCAAGATGTCCGAGGCGTGGTCCAAGGACGAAGTGCTGGAGGCCTACCTCAACATCATCTACTTCGGCCGCACCACCTACGGGATCAACGCGGCCGCCCGGGCGTACTTCGACAAGCAGGTTGAGGACCTCACCGTCTCCGAGGGCGCCTTGCTGGCGGCGGTGATTCAGCGGCCCTCCGCGTTGGATCCGGCGATCAACCGAGACCGCGCCGTCGACCGGTGGAACTGGGTACTCGACGGCATGGTGCAAACTGGCGCCCTGACGCTCAGCGAGCGGGCCAAGCAGTTCTTCCCGACGACGATCCCGCCTGACCAGGCGCGCAATGCCGACCAAGCCTCCGGGCCCACCGGGCTGATTCAGCGCCAGGTCACCGAAGAGTTGCTCGACATGTTCCACATCGACGAGCAGACCCTGAACATGGAAGGCCTGCGCATCACCACCACGATCGACATGAAGGCGCAGCGGGCGGTGGAGAAAGCCGTCAGAGCGGCCATGGCTGGGCAAAAACCGGCAATGCGGACCGCTGTGGTCTCCATCGATCCACGCAACGGCGCGGTGCGGGCCTACTACGGCGGCGACGAGGTCGGCGGCTTCGACTTCGCCCAGGCCGGCTTGCAGACCGGTTCCTCATTCAAGGTGTTCGCCTTGGTGGCGGCGCTGAAACAGGGCATCGGCCTGGGTGAGCAGATCGACAGCGGCCCGCTGACGGTCGGCAAGACCAAGATCAGCAACGTGGGCGGCGCCAGCTGCGGAGTCTGCAACATCGCCGAGGCACTCAAACGGTCGCTCAACACGGCCTACTACCGGCTGATGCTCAAGCTCAAGCACGGACCGCAGGACGTCGCCGATGCCGCACACCAGCTCGGCGTCGCTAAGAGCTTCCCGGGTGTCGCGCACACTCTGTCGCAGGACGGCCTTGGCGGGCCTCCGGAGAACGGCATCGTGCTCGGCCAGTACCAGACCCGGGTCTTCGACATGGCGTCGGCGTACGCCACCCTGGCCGACTCCGGGATGTATCACCGACCGCACTTCATCGCGAAGGTCGTGGGCCCTGACGACCGGGTGCTCTTCGACGGCACAGCGGCCGCCAAGGACTCCGGCGAGCAGCGGATACCGAAGGCGGTCGCGGACAATGTCACCGACGCGATGAAAGCGATTCCGAGCTGGTCGGGCGGGCACGACTTGGCTGGTGGGCGCCCGGCCGCGGCCAAGACCGGCACCACCCAGCTCGGCACCACCGGGGCCAACCGGGACGCCTGGATGGTCGGTTACACGCCGACCCTGTCGACCGCGGTCTGGGTGGGCACCACCGGCGGCGACGAACCGCTGACGAACAAGTGGGGCGGGCCGGTATACGGCGCTGGCCTGCCGGCCGACATCTGGAAAGCCAGCATGGATGGCGCGCTGTGGGGTGACCCGATCGTGCAGTTCCCCAAGCCCACCGAGATCGGCGGCTCCGCCGGCGTGCCGACCAGCGTGCCTATCCCGGTGCAATACGACTGGTATTCGCCGCCGCCGCCTCCACAGGACGTTGATGAGCCGCCGCCTCCGCCGCCGGGCTTCCCGATGCCGGAGCCCTTTCCGCCACCCCCACCCCCGCCACCGCCGCCTCCGCCCCCGCCGCCTCCTCCACCACCCCCGCCGCCGGAGCCGCCCCCGCCCCCGGCGCCGGAGTTTCTCCCGTGA
- a CDS encoding penicillin-binding protein — MIPAVDDAVTADLRDPIDAVRAALDGTPPQREQTLSGRIPRREPPPEKPTGSPPRRAERSAPTDAPAAPNPLEWLRAHPPNWRWIRRGFYTAVVVMLLLPVITFAMAYSITDVPSPGDIRTNQVSTILASDGSELAKIIPPEGNRVDIDINQVPVYVRSAVLAAEDRDFYSNPGFSVSGFARAIKNNLFGGDTQGGSTITQQYVKNALVGSERAGMGGLVRKAKELVIATKMSSAWRKDDVLQAYLNIIYFGRGAYGIAAASRAYFDKPVEELDIAEGALLAALIQRPSTLDPAVDPEGALDRWSWVLDGMVETGALSAGERAAQEFPSTVSPELARSQNITTGPNGLIQRQVTSELLELFNIDEQTLNTQGLQITTTIDPTAQDAAEEAVATYLKDQIPNMRTAVVSIDPRDGAVRAYYGGSDANGFDFAQAGLQTGSSFKVFALVAALEQGIGLGYQVDSSPLTLDNGRTKITNAEGEGCGVCNIAEALKRSLNTAYYRLMLKLKNGAQDVADAAHQAGVAKSFPGVPHTLSQDGGPPEGGVVLGQYQTRVIDMASAYATLADSGIYHPPHFVEKVVSADGRVLFDAKTSEDTGEQRISKAVADNVTAAMQPIAGWSRGHNLAGGRPSAAKTGTTQLGDTGANRDGWMVGYTPSLSTAVWVGTTGGDEPLVNQWGGPVYGAGIPADIWKATMDGALKGTPNETFPTPTEIGGYAGVPAAPPPPPPMDAGPPAPPEETVIQPTIEIAPGITIPIGPPTTITAAPPAPPVPQAPEPGGPPAAEPLPPAP, encoded by the coding sequence ATCATCCCGGCGGTCGACGACGCCGTGACCGCCGATCTGCGGGACCCGATCGACGCGGTCCGGGCCGCCCTCGACGGGACACCTCCACAACGCGAGCAGACGTTGAGCGGCCGGATTCCGCGGCGCGAGCCACCGCCGGAGAAGCCGACCGGGTCGCCGCCGCGGCGGGCGGAGCGCTCCGCTCCCACCGACGCACCCGCGGCGCCGAATCCGCTGGAATGGCTGCGCGCGCATCCGCCGAATTGGCGGTGGATCCGGCGCGGGTTCTACACCGCCGTGGTGGTGATGCTGCTGTTGCCGGTCATCACCTTTGCGATGGCCTACTCCATCACCGATGTGCCCTCGCCCGGCGACATCCGGACCAACCAGGTGTCGACGATCCTGGCCAGTGACGGTTCCGAGCTGGCCAAAATCATTCCGCCGGAAGGCAACCGCGTCGACATCGACATCAATCAGGTACCGGTCTACGTGCGGAGCGCGGTGTTGGCGGCCGAGGACCGAGACTTTTACTCCAACCCGGGCTTCTCGGTGTCGGGTTTCGCCCGTGCGATCAAGAACAACCTGTTCGGTGGTGACACCCAGGGCGGTTCGACGATCACCCAGCAATACGTCAAGAACGCCCTGGTCGGTTCCGAGCGGGCCGGCATGGGCGGATTGGTCCGCAAGGCCAAAGAGCTGGTGATCGCCACGAAGATGTCGAGTGCGTGGCGCAAAGACGATGTGCTGCAGGCCTATCTGAACATCATCTACTTCGGCCGCGGTGCCTATGGGATCGCCGCGGCGTCACGGGCGTACTTCGACAAGCCGGTCGAGGAGCTCGATATCGCCGAGGGTGCGCTGCTGGCCGCCCTGATCCAGCGGCCGTCCACCCTGGACCCCGCGGTCGATCCCGAAGGCGCCCTCGACCGGTGGAGCTGGGTGCTCGACGGCATGGTGGAGACCGGAGCCCTTTCCGCCGGTGAGCGCGCCGCCCAAGAGTTTCCGTCCACGGTGTCGCCCGAACTGGCCCGCAGCCAGAACATCACCACCGGGCCCAACGGGCTGATTCAGCGGCAGGTCACCAGTGAGCTGCTCGAACTGTTCAACATCGACGAACAGACGCTCAACACCCAGGGCCTGCAGATCACCACCACCATCGACCCGACGGCGCAGGATGCCGCCGAAGAAGCGGTGGCTACCTATCTCAAAGACCAGATCCCCAACATGCGGACCGCGGTGGTGTCCATCGACCCGCGCGACGGCGCGGTGCGCGCCTACTACGGCGGATCGGATGCCAACGGCTTCGACTTCGCCCAGGCCGGACTGCAGACCGGGTCGTCGTTCAAGGTGTTCGCCCTGGTGGCCGCGTTGGAGCAGGGCATCGGCTTGGGTTATCAGGTCGACAGTTCACCGCTGACCCTCGACAACGGCCGGACCAAGATCACCAATGCTGAGGGCGAGGGCTGCGGTGTCTGCAACATCGCCGAGGCGCTCAAGCGGTCGCTGAACACCGCTTACTACCGGCTGATGCTCAAGCTCAAGAACGGGGCGCAGGACGTCGCCGACGCCGCGCATCAGGCCGGGGTTGCCAAGAGCTTCCCCGGCGTGCCCCACACCCTGTCGCAGGACGGCGGTCCGCCCGAAGGCGGAGTGGTGCTGGGCCAGTACCAGACCCGGGTGATCGACATGGCTTCGGCGTACGCGACGCTGGCGGACTCCGGCATCTACCACCCGCCGCACTTCGTGGAGAAGGTGGTCAGCGCCGACGGCCGCGTCTTGTTCGATGCGAAGACCTCGGAAGACACCGGCGAGCAGCGCATCTCCAAGGCGGTCGCCGACAACGTCACCGCCGCCATGCAGCCCATCGCCGGCTGGTCGCGCGGGCACAACCTGGCCGGCGGACGGCCGTCGGCGGCCAAGACCGGAACTACCCAGCTGGGCGACACCGGGGCCAACCGGGACGGCTGGATGGTCGGCTACACGCCGTCGCTGTCGACGGCCGTCTGGGTGGGCACCACCGGGGGAGACGAGCCGCTGGTGAATCAATGGGGTGGTCCGGTCTACGGCGCGGGCATTCCGGCCGACATCTGGAAGGCCACGATGGACGGCGCCCTGAAGGGCACCCCCAACGAAACCTTCCCCACGCCCACCGAGATTGGCGGTTATGCCGGCGTCCCGGCCGCGCCGCCACCGCCCCCGCCGATGGACGCCGGCCCGCCGGCACCGCCGGAGGAGACCGTCATCCAGCCGACGATCGAGATCGCGCCGGGCATCACCATCCCGATCGGTCCGCCCACCACGATCACGGCCGCCCCGCCGGCGCCGCCGGTGCCGCAGGCGCCCGAGCCGGGCGGCCCGCCTGCGGCCGAGCCGCTGCCCCCTGCGCCGTAG
- a CDS encoding DUF1707 domain-containing protein, which produces MATRQTAGTRAKDSDRDDVCRILDSALGEGQVSSAEHQERISAATRAVTLGDLHSLVGDLQTETAPVKLPALGSPTKFGVRSVAIKALGALGTALVAGMLLGWAIYGNTSSPLSFTSDPGAKPDGVAPVVLTPPRQLQSLGGLTGLLEQARQKFGDTMGYRLVVYPDYASLDRPDPGEERRKLDYSYRGGWDDPSTSSKSSDDVLVDLGAFDVKAAVGILRGAPETLGIKPADVKSTYLIVDPARDPTTPGALSLSVYVSSDYGSGYIAFAGDGTVKRINYPS; this is translated from the coding sequence GTGGCGACACGGCAGACCGCAGGCACGCGGGCCAAGGACAGCGACCGGGACGACGTCTGCCGGATTCTGGACAGCGCACTGGGCGAGGGGCAGGTGTCCAGCGCCGAGCACCAGGAGCGAATCAGCGCGGCCACCAGAGCCGTGACCCTGGGAGACCTGCATTCCCTGGTCGGTGACCTGCAGACCGAGACCGCGCCGGTCAAGCTGCCGGCATTGGGCAGTCCCACGAAGTTCGGCGTACGCAGTGTCGCCATCAAGGCATTGGGCGCACTGGGCACCGCGTTGGTGGCGGGCATGCTGCTCGGCTGGGCGATATACGGAAACACCAGCTCCCCGCTGAGTTTCACCTCTGATCCCGGGGCCAAGCCGGACGGCGTCGCGCCGGTGGTGCTCACCCCACCACGACAGCTGCAGTCCCTGGGCGGGCTCACCGGCCTACTGGAGCAGGCGCGCCAGAAGTTCGGCGACACCATGGGCTACCGGCTGGTGGTCTACCCCGACTACGCATCTCTGGATCGGCCCGACCCGGGCGAGGAGCGCCGCAAACTGGACTACTCCTACCGCGGCGGCTGGGATGACCCCTCGACCTCGTCCAAGAGCAGTGATGACGTGCTGGTTGATCTGGGCGCATTCGACGTCAAGGCTGCGGTTGGGATCCTGCGTGGAGCTCCCGAGACGCTCGGGATCAAACCAGCCGATGTGAAAAGCACCTACCTGATCGTCGATCCGGCTCGGGATCCCACGACACCGGGGGCTCTATCGCTGTCGGTGTATGTTTCCAGCGACTACGGCAGCGGCTACATCGCCTTCGCGGGCGACGGCACAGTCAAACGCATCAATTATCCGTCCTGA
- a CDS encoding DUF5318 domain-containing protein — protein sequence MRLQRQVVDYALRRRSLLAEVYSGRTGVTEVCDANPYLLRAAKFHGKASAVVCPICRKEPLTLVSWVYGDQLGAVSGSARSAEELVLLATRFSEFSVYVVEVCRTCSWNHLVKSYVLGLASPPKGSRGRRPARSGARTASE from the coding sequence GTGCGATTGCAGCGACAGGTAGTGGACTACGCGCTCCGGCGCCGTTCCCTGCTGGCCGAGGTCTACTCCGGGCGTACCGGGGTCACCGAGGTGTGCGACGCCAACCCGTATCTGCTGCGCGCCGCGAAGTTCCACGGCAAGGCCAGTGCGGTGGTCTGCCCCATCTGCCGCAAGGAGCCGCTGACCCTGGTGTCGTGGGTGTACGGCGACCAGCTGGGTGCGGTCTCGGGCTCGGCACGTTCCGCCGAGGAACTGGTCCTGTTGGCCACCCGCTTCTCGGAGTTCTCGGTGTACGTCGTCGAGGTGTGCCGGACCTGTAGCTGGAATCACCTTGTGAAGTCATATGTGTTGGGCCTCGCGAGCCCGCCCAAGGGATCCCGCGGTCGACGGCCGGCACGCAGCGGAGCCCGTACCGCCAGTGAGTAA
- a CDS encoding glycosyltransferase family 87 protein, which translates to MRSPRRLAADLRSADERDLPSRTDVVGRALSNTIGGPVGRHALIGRTRFMTPLRVMFLIAVLFLAVGWTTKSACLQSAGSGSPDQRVANWDNERAYFQLCYSDVVPLYTAELLDQGKFPYKSSWVEKDSSGKEQTRYDGLPAVRYMEYPVLTGLYQYSAMALAKTYTAITKVLKIPALSGVAEVVVFFDIVALGLALAWLATVWSTAGLAGRRIWDAALVAASPLVIFQIFTNFDALATAFAGAGLLAWARRRPTAAGVLLGLGTAAKLYPVLLLFPLLVLGLRTGRLREVKRTVVATAVSWLVVNLPVLLYAPRGWSEFFRLNSRRGDDMDSLYNVVRSLTGWQGFDGDLGMWQPPTVLNGVVAALFTLCCIGIGYIALTAPRRPRVAQLAFLVVAAFLLTNKVWSPQFSLWLVPLAVLALPHRRLLLVWMTVDALVWVPRMYYLYSVADRSLPEQWFTTTVLLRDLAVMGLCALVIRQIYRPQQDLVRAHGWADDPAGGVFDSAPDAPPDWLPARRFSEARRRRGEAGSAA; encoded by the coding sequence ATGCGTTCGCCGCGCCGGCTGGCGGCGGACCTGCGCAGTGCCGACGAGCGTGATCTGCCCAGCCGGACCGATGTCGTCGGCCGGGCACTGTCGAACACCATCGGCGGGCCGGTTGGCCGGCATGCGCTGATCGGGCGCACCAGGTTCATGACGCCGCTGCGGGTGATGTTTTTGATCGCCGTGCTGTTCTTGGCCGTGGGCTGGACCACCAAGTCGGCGTGCTTGCAGAGCGCTGGCAGCGGTAGCCCCGACCAGCGGGTGGCGAACTGGGACAACGAGCGCGCGTACTTTCAGCTGTGCTACTCCGACGTGGTGCCGCTGTACACCGCGGAGCTATTGGATCAGGGCAAGTTCCCGTATAAGTCCAGTTGGGTGGAGAAGGACTCGTCGGGCAAGGAGCAGACCCGCTACGACGGACTGCCCGCCGTGCGCTACATGGAATATCCGGTGCTGACCGGGCTGTACCAGTACTCGGCGATGGCCCTGGCGAAGACGTACACGGCGATTACCAAGGTGTTGAAGATCCCGGCGTTGAGCGGGGTCGCCGAGGTGGTGGTGTTCTTCGACATCGTCGCGTTGGGTCTGGCGCTGGCCTGGCTGGCGACGGTGTGGTCCACCGCCGGGCTGGCCGGTCGACGCATCTGGGATGCCGCGTTGGTGGCGGCTTCGCCGCTGGTGATCTTCCAGATCTTCACCAACTTCGACGCGTTGGCGACCGCGTTCGCCGGGGCCGGCCTGTTGGCCTGGGCGCGGCGGCGCCCGACCGCGGCCGGGGTGCTGCTCGGGCTGGGCACCGCCGCCAAGCTGTACCCGGTACTGCTGCTGTTCCCGCTGCTGGTGCTGGGGCTGCGTACCGGTCGGCTGCGGGAGGTCAAACGCACCGTGGTGGCCACCGCGGTCAGCTGGCTGGTGGTGAACCTGCCGGTCTTGCTGTACGCACCGCGGGGCTGGAGTGAATTCTTCCGGCTCAACTCCCGCCGCGGCGACGACATGGATTCGCTCTACAACGTGGTGAGGTCGTTGACCGGCTGGCAGGGCTTCGACGGCGATCTGGGGATGTGGCAGCCCCCGACGGTGCTCAACGGTGTCGTCGCCGCACTGTTCACGCTGTGCTGCATCGGAATCGGCTACATCGCGCTGACCGCGCCACGGCGCCCGCGCGTCGCGCAGTTGGCGTTTCTGGTGGTCGCGGCGTTCCTGTTGACCAACAAAGTCTGGAGTCCGCAGTTCTCGCTGTGGCTGGTGCCGCTGGCGGTGCTGGCCCTGCCGCACCGCCGGCTGCTGCTGGTCTGGATGACCGTCGATGCGCTGGTCTGGGTACCGCGGATGTACTACCTCTACAGCGTCGCGGATCGCAGTCTGCCTGAGCAGTGGTTCACCACCACGGTGTTGCTGCGTGACCTGGCGGTCATGGGGCTGTGCGCACTGGTGATTCGGCAGATCTACCGCCCGCAACAAGATCTGGTGCGCGCCCACGGATGGGCCGACGACCCGGCCGGCGGCGTATTCGATTCCGCACCCGATGCCCCTCCGGACTGGCTGCCGGCCCGGCGGTTCAGCGAGGCTCGACGGAGGAGAGGTGAAGCTGGGAGCGCCGCATGA
- a CDS encoding PadR family transcriptional regulator, which translates to MLELAILGLLLESPMHGYELRKRLTGLLGAFRAFSYGSLYPALRRMQLAGVIAEDAAPTGTPVRRARRVYRLTDAGRQRFNELVSDTGPQNYTDDGFGVHLAFFNRTPAEARMRILEGRRRQVEERREGLRNAVARASNSLDRYTRQLHQLGLESSEREVKWLNELIAAERVSQGRAEQP; encoded by the coding sequence GTGCTTGAGCTTGCCATTTTGGGCTTGCTGCTCGAGTCTCCGATGCACGGCTACGAGCTCCGGAAGCGGTTGACCGGTCTGCTGGGTGCGTTCCGGGCGTTCTCCTACGGCTCGCTGTACCCCGCGCTGCGGCGCATGCAGCTGGCCGGGGTCATCGCCGAGGACGCCGCACCGACGGGAACCCCGGTGCGCCGGGCCCGGCGGGTGTACCGGCTGACCGACGCCGGCCGTCAACGATTCAACGAGCTGGTGTCCGACACCGGCCCGCAGAACTACACCGACGACGGCTTCGGAGTCCACCTGGCGTTCTTCAACCGCACCCCCGCCGAGGCTCGGATGCGGATCCTCGAAGGCCGTCGCCGGCAGGTGGAAGAACGCCGGGAAGGCCTGCGCAACGCGGTGGCACGGGCCAGCAACTCATTGGACCGCTACACCCGCCAACTGCACCAGCTCGGGCTGGAGTCCAGTGAGCGGGAGGTCAAGTGGCTCAACGAGCTGATCGCGGCCGAACGCGTATCGCAGGGCCGGGCCGAACAACCCTGA